A portion of the Oxynema aestuarii AP17 genome contains these proteins:
- a CDS encoding M15 family metallopeptidase, which produces MNKVGLSGNPSNASAGIGEDIPQAVRDTPEAPAPSTSKPLGAIVVFAGAGAIALASGLWFILAAQTPRETAIAPNSNFSDPATPSAPSDSPSPEAPENSLDGENVLGHLPYEQAPLEQLEPITGDGSIKMRRAAARAFLQMKADAAAQGIYLAVISGFRTVEDQQYLFFDIKAQRGQIARERAEVSAPPGYSEHHTGYAVDIGDANVPATHLSPDFEKTAAFQWLAANAPYYSFELSFPKDNPQGVAYEPWHWRFVGDRHSLETFYKAHEIQPQTP; this is translated from the coding sequence TTGAATAAGGTTGGTTTGTCAGGAAACCCGTCCAATGCCTCCGCCGGAATCGGCGAGGATATTCCCCAAGCGGTTCGCGATACCCCTGAAGCGCCAGCACCATCGACCTCAAAGCCCCTCGGTGCGATCGTCGTTTTCGCGGGCGCCGGGGCGATCGCCCTCGCTTCGGGACTCTGGTTCATCTTAGCCGCCCAAACCCCCCGGGAAACCGCGATCGCCCCCAATAGCAATTTCTCAGACCCCGCCACCCCCTCGGCGCCGTCCGATTCTCCCTCCCCAGAGGCGCCCGAAAACTCCCTCGACGGTGAAAACGTTCTCGGACATTTACCTTACGAACAGGCGCCCCTCGAACAATTGGAGCCGATTACAGGAGACGGAAGCATCAAAATGCGCCGTGCTGCTGCCCGTGCGTTCTTGCAAATGAAGGCGGACGCCGCAGCTCAAGGGATTTATTTAGCGGTAATCTCCGGTTTTCGCACCGTAGAAGACCAGCAATACTTATTTTTCGACATTAAAGCCCAACGCGGACAAATCGCTAGGGAACGGGCCGAAGTCAGCGCGCCGCCGGGGTACAGCGAACACCATACGGGTTACGCGGTCGATATTGGCGATGCGAACGTTCCGGCGACCCATCTGAGTCCAGATTTTGAGAAAACCGCCGCGTTCCAATGGTTGGCGGCGAACGCTCCTTATTATAGTTTTGAGTTATCCTTTCCTAAAGACAATCCCCAGGGCGTAGCTTACGAACCTTGGCACTGGCGTTTTGTGGGCGATCGTCATAGCTTAGAAACCTTCTATAAAGCTCACGAAATCCAACCCCAAACGC